One Phocaeicola dorei genomic region harbors:
- a CDS encoding MBL fold metallo-hydrolase, with translation MKIKKFEFNMFPVNCYVLSDETKEAAIIDAGCFYEEEKQALKRYIDSNNLTVKHLLNTHLHLDHIFGNPFLLQEYGLKAEANQADEFWLEQAPAQSRMFGFQLPEAPVPLGKYIFDGDIITFGNTQLEAIHVPGHSPGSIVYYCKEDHCIFSGDVLFQGSIGRADLTGGNFDELREHICSRLFVLPPDTVVYPGHGDPTTVGAEKANNPFFR, from the coding sequence ATGAAAATAAAGAAATTTGAATTCAATATGTTTCCGGTAAACTGCTATGTGTTATCGGACGAAACGAAGGAAGCCGCCATTATTGATGCCGGTTGCTTTTATGAAGAAGAAAAGCAAGCCTTAAAAAGATATATTGACAGCAATAACCTGACAGTGAAACATTTATTGAATACGCACCTCCATCTGGACCATATTTTCGGCAACCCATTCCTGTTACAAGAATACGGACTAAAAGCCGAAGCAAATCAAGCGGATGAATTTTGGCTGGAACAAGCCCCGGCACAATCACGTATGTTTGGCTTCCAATTGCCCGAAGCACCCGTGCCATTAGGAAAATATATCTTTGATGGAGATATCATTACTTTCGGCAATACCCAACTGGAAGCTATCCATGTGCCGGGTCATTCGCCGGGAAGTATTGTTTATTACTGCAAAGAAGACCACTGTATCTTCAGCGGTGATGTATTGTTCCAAGGAAGTATAGGACGTGCAGACCTTACAGGAGGTAATTTCGACGAACTTCGCGAACATATATGCAGTCGTTTGTTTGTACTTCCCCCCGACACGGTAGTCTATCCTGGTCATGGAGACCCGACCACTGTGGGAGCAGAAAAAGCGAACAACCCTTTTTTCCGATAA
- the gcvP gene encoding aminomethyl-transferring glycine dehydrogenase — MKTDLLADRHIGIQEEDLPVMLEKIGVKSLDELINKTIPSKIRLKEPLPLAAPMTEREFAEHITELASQNKIYTSYIGMGWYDSITPAVIQRNVFENPVWYTSYTPYQTEVSQGRLEALMNFQTVISDLTAMPLANCSLLDESTAAAEAATMMHGLRTRDQQKSGANVLFVDEEIFPQNLAVIQTRALPQGMKIQVGNYKELVFTPEIFACILQYPNASGNVEDYREFVEKAHAAHCKVAVDADIMSLALLVPPGEWGADIVFGSTQRLGIPLFYGGPSAAYFATRDEYKRNMPGRIIGWSKDKYGKLAYRMALQTREQHIKREKATSNICTAQALLATMAGFYAVYHGQEGIKNIAKRIHSITTWLNKALTRLGYVQHNELFFDTLRFSLPDHVSAQKLRTIALSKEVNLRYYDNGDVGFSIDETTDPKDVNLLLSIFSIAAEETVQEVTDIPEASSLNRELRRRTSFLTHEVFNKYHTETEMMRYIKRLERKDISLAHSMISLGSCTMKLNAASEMLPLSNLGWMAIHPLAPEDQTKGYQTLLNNLSEQLKVITGFAGITLQPNSGAAGEYTGLRIIRAYLESIGQGHRNKILIPASAHGTNPASAIQCGYTTVTCACDDKGNVDVEDLRAKAEANKDDLAALMITYPSTHGIFEPEIAEICKIIHKCGAQVYMDGANMNAQVGLTNPGTIGADVCHLNLHKTFASPHGGGGPGVGPVCVAEHLVPFLPGHQVWGNSANQVSSAPYGSAGILPITYGYICMMGAEGLTNATKTAILSANYLAACFKDTYGIVYTGATGFVGHEMILDCRYLHDETGISENDIAKRLMDYGYHAPTLSFPVHGTLMIEPTESESLWELDNFVTVMQTIWQEIQEVKNGSADKEDNVLVNAPHPEYEVVANEWNHSYSREKAAYPIESVRDNKFWINVARVDNTLGDRKLLPTRYGKFE, encoded by the coding sequence ATGAAAACAGATTTATTAGCAGACCGACATATCGGTATACAGGAAGAAGACCTTCCCGTTATGTTGGAAAAGATTGGCGTAAAGAGTCTTGATGAACTGATTAACAAAACAATTCCGTCCAAAATCCGTTTGAAAGAACCTCTGCCACTGGCTGCTCCCATGACGGAACGGGAGTTTGCAGAGCACATTACCGAACTAGCTTCACAAAACAAGATTTATACCTCCTATATAGGTATGGGTTGGTATGATAGTATTACTCCGGCGGTCATTCAACGCAATGTATTCGAGAATCCTGTGTGGTACACCTCGTACACTCCTTATCAAACCGAAGTTTCACAAGGACGTTTAGAAGCATTGATGAACTTCCAGACTGTCATATCCGACCTCACAGCCATGCCATTGGCAAACTGCTCATTGCTGGATGAATCTACCGCCGCTGCCGAAGCCGCCACCATGATGCATGGACTTCGCACCCGCGACCAACAAAAAAGCGGAGCCAATGTATTGTTTGTGGATGAAGAGATTTTCCCACAGAATCTGGCAGTCATCCAAACCCGCGCCCTTCCGCAAGGCATGAAGATCCAAGTAGGAAATTACAAGGAATTGGTATTTACTCCGGAAATTTTTGCCTGCATCCTGCAATACCCCAATGCCAGCGGTAACGTAGAAGACTATCGTGAGTTTGTGGAAAAGGCACATGCTGCCCATTGTAAAGTAGCCGTGGATGCTGATATCATGAGTTTGGCATTATTAGTTCCTCCCGGCGAATGGGGAGCAGATATCGTATTCGGAAGTACCCAGCGCCTGGGTATCCCCTTGTTCTACGGAGGTCCGTCCGCAGCCTACTTCGCTACACGTGACGAATATAAACGCAATATGCCGGGACGTATCATCGGCTGGTCTAAAGACAAATATGGCAAACTGGCCTACCGTATGGCTTTACAGACCCGTGAGCAACATATTAAACGCGAAAAAGCAACTTCCAACATCTGCACCGCACAGGCATTACTGGCTACAATGGCCGGCTTCTATGCCGTTTATCATGGACAGGAAGGTATCAAAAATATAGCAAAACGCATTCATAGCATTACCACCTGGTTGAACAAAGCCCTAACCCGCTTGGGATATGTACAGCATAATGAATTATTCTTTGACACCCTGCGTTTCAGTCTGCCCGACCATGTTTCGGCTCAGAAGCTGCGTACCATCGCATTGAGTAAAGAAGTAAACCTCCGTTACTATGATAATGGCGATGTAGGTTTCAGCATTGATGAAACCACCGACCCGAAAGATGTAAACCTGTTACTTTCCATCTTCTCCATTGCTGCCGAAGAAACCGTTCAAGAAGTGACAGACATTCCCGAAGCATCCTCACTGAACCGTGAACTACGCCGCCGTACTTCCTTCCTCACCCATGAGGTATTCAACAAGTATCATACTGAAACCGAAATGATGCGTTATATCAAACGTTTGGAACGTAAAGATATCTCATTAGCACATTCCATGATTTCATTGGGTTCTTGTACCATGAAACTGAATGCCGCTTCGGAAATGCTCCCACTCAGCAACTTAGGCTGGATGGCTATACACCCGTTAGCACCTGAGGATCAAACAAAAGGCTATCAGACACTACTTAATAACCTAAGCGAGCAGTTGAAGGTTATTACCGGATTTGCAGGAATCACTTTGCAACCTAATTCAGGTGCAGCAGGAGAGTATACAGGACTTCGCATCATCCGCGCTTATCTGGAAAGTATCGGACAGGGACACCGCAACAAGATATTAATTCCGGCATCAGCCCACGGTACGAATCCGGCTTCAGCCATTCAATGCGGATATACCACGGTGACTTGCGCCTGTGACGATAAAGGTAATGTAGACGTAGAAGATTTACGTGCAAAAGCAGAAGCCAACAAGGATGATCTGGCTGCATTAATGATTACCTATCCGTCCACTCATGGTATCTTTGAACCGGAAATTGCAGAAATTTGTAAAATTATTCATAAATGCGGAGCACAGGTTTACATGGATGGTGCAAATATGAATGCACAGGTAGGTCTGACCAATCCGGGTACCATCGGTGCTGATGTATGCCATTTGAATCTGCATAAGACTTTTGCCAGCCCTCACGGTGGTGGCGGTCCCGGTGTAGGTCCCGTTTGTGTAGCCGAACATCTGGTCCCGTTCCTTCCAGGACATCAAGTTTGGGGTAACAGTGCCAATCAGGTTTCTTCAGCTCCATACGGTAGCGCAGGAATCCTGCCTATTACTTACGGTTATATTTGCATGATGGGCGCCGAAGGTCTGACCAATGCCACCAAGACTGCCATTCTGAGCGCCAATTATCTGGCAGCCTGCTTCAAGGATACCTACGGTATTGTATATACCGGTGCTACGGGCTTTGTGGGCCATGAAATGATTTTAGATTGCCGCTATCTGCATGACGAAACCGGTATCAGCGAAAATGACATCGCCAAGCGTCTGATGGACTATGGCTATCATGCGCCCACCCTTTCTTTCCCGGTTCATGGAACATTGATGATTGAACCGACTGAAAGTGAAAGTTTATGGGAACTGGATAATTTCGTCACTGTGATGCAAACCATCTGGCAGGAAATTCAAGAAGTGAAGAATGGCAGTGCCGATAAAGAAGATAATGTATTGGTCAACGCCCCGCATCCTGAATATGAAGTGGTGGCCAATGAATGGAATCACAGCTACAGCCGCGAGAAAGCCGCTTATCCTATCGAATCGGTACGTGATAACAAATTCTGGATCAATGTAGCCCGGGTAGATAATACATTAGGTGACCGCAAACTGTTGCCTACCCGTTATGGTAAGTTTGAATAA
- a CDS encoding alpha/beta hydrolase family protein produces MKHVKYLALVLCIGNLSPVMAQTASKSLTVDNLVAWQRISGQSISDNGKWVACKMEPWEGDAVVNLYDAQGKELATFPRADRFLFSASSDYLVVSQKPGKMIVDSLKIKKTKKDKLPMDALVIYSLLGDREVIDSLKTFKLAEKVDWVAFQKGRKDSTLYVQPLNANLSTRYEAPAVKAFNFAEKSGMLYYITAGDKAEEKPGLYLLNTETGVKTLIKEGDGVFKQVTFDEDGANLAFLYCAQKNSCYKAMSLWLSQQGAPATEVVARGNQALPKGWVISEHGKLQFSKSASRLFFGTSPEPRQKDTLQLAENRPNVQVWSWDEPVQYTVQNYNKEKELKRSYQAVYHINSGRICQLADEELSQILLGDEGDAPLALLSTSRPYSLSSMWEGRTRSDYYTVSLEDGSRKLLASADYGRYRLSPQGKYAYWYAETDSCWYTLSMADGKKVQLTTPVSFLAWDEENDVPDYPNAHGTAGWTERDESLLIYDRYDIWKFDPDAMKEPVNLTMNGRKNRISYRLVKLDKEERVVDLNKPQLLKGFNEVTKGNGYYKARFSTAASPKELIAGNYMLRSIYKAKNTDHVIYTMESFEQYPDLHYATLDFKKSIRLTHGIDQQKDYLWGTAELVSWISLDGRKLEGVVYKPANFDPAKKYPMIVSFYERNSETLFNYRMPEPHRSTIDYHFYNSNGYIVFNPDIRYVDGYPGESCYNCLMPGVAMLIGKGYIDEKAIGAQGHSWGGYQVAYLATRTDLFAAIESGAPVVNMFSAYGGIRWGSGLARSFQYEHTQSRLAGTPWSTPLRYLENSALFTMDKVQTPVLIMHNDADGHVPWYQGIEYFVAMKRLGKPCWMLNYTGEPHWPTKIANKIDFQKRMFQFFNHYLKKEAMPEWMSDGVPAVEQPYELGY; encoded by the coding sequence ATGAAACATGTAAAGTATCTGGCTCTTGTCCTATGCATAGGGAATCTGTCGCCTGTTATGGCGCAGACAGCCTCGAAAAGTCTCACAGTAGACAATTTAGTTGCTTGGCAGCGTATCAGCGGGCAATCTATTTCTGATAATGGAAAGTGGGTGGCATGCAAGATGGAACCTTGGGAAGGGGATGCTGTGGTGAATTTGTATGATGCACAAGGGAAGGAACTTGCCACTTTCCCGCGGGCAGACCGTTTTCTTTTCTCGGCCTCTTCCGACTATTTGGTTGTGTCGCAGAAACCCGGCAAGATGATAGTGGATTCTCTGAAAATAAAGAAAACAAAGAAAGATAAGTTGCCGATGGATGCATTGGTTATTTATTCGCTTTTGGGCGACAGGGAAGTGATTGATTCACTGAAAACATTCAAACTGGCAGAGAAGGTGGACTGGGTTGCTTTTCAGAAGGGAAGGAAAGACTCGACTTTGTATGTTCAACCGTTGAATGCAAACCTCAGTACTCGGTATGAGGCTCCTGCTGTGAAAGCTTTCAACTTTGCGGAGAAAAGCGGAATGCTTTATTATATAACCGCAGGTGATAAAGCAGAGGAAAAGCCGGGATTGTATCTTCTGAATACGGAAACAGGTGTGAAGACGCTGATAAAAGAAGGTGACGGGGTGTTTAAACAGGTAACTTTTGATGAAGATGGAGCAAACTTGGCTTTCTTATATTGTGCACAGAAAAATTCTTGTTATAAAGCCATGAGCTTGTGGCTGTCACAGCAGGGAGCACCGGCAACAGAAGTTGTGGCACGTGGCAATCAGGCTCTTCCGAAAGGATGGGTGATTAGTGAGCATGGGAAATTACAATTTTCGAAGAGTGCTTCCCGGTTGTTTTTTGGCACATCGCCTGAGCCTAGACAAAAGGATACGTTGCAATTGGCGGAGAACCGTCCCAATGTGCAGGTGTGGAGTTGGGACGAGCCGGTGCAATATACTGTACAGAATTATAATAAGGAGAAAGAGCTGAAAAGAAGCTATCAAGCGGTTTATCATATAAATAGTGGTCGTATTTGTCAGCTGGCAGATGAGGAGTTATCTCAGATTTTGTTGGGAGATGAAGGAGATGCCCCGTTGGCATTGCTTTCCACTTCGCGTCCTTATTCATTGTCCTCCATGTGGGAAGGGCGGACACGCAGTGATTATTACACTGTGTCTTTGGAAGATGGCAGCCGTAAATTACTGGCATCGGCGGATTATGGCAGATACCGTCTTTCACCACAAGGCAAGTATGCGTATTGGTATGCTGAAACAGACAGTTGTTGGTATACTCTTTCTATGGCAGATGGGAAAAAGGTTCAGTTGACTACCCCTGTTTCTTTCCTCGCATGGGATGAAGAGAATGATGTACCTGACTATCCGAACGCACATGGAACTGCCGGATGGACGGAACGGGATGAGTCCCTTTTAATTTATGACCGTTATGATATTTGGAAATTCGATCCGGATGCCATGAAGGAACCTGTCAATCTGACGATGAATGGACGTAAGAACCGGATTTCATATCGTTTGGTAAAACTGGATAAGGAGGAGCGTGTGGTTGACCTGAACAAGCCACAGTTGTTGAAAGGCTTTAACGAAGTGACCAAAGGGAACGGGTATTACAAGGCTCGTTTTTCCACCGCTGCTTCTCCCAAAGAATTGATAGCGGGTAACTATATGTTACGCAGTATTTATAAGGCGAAAAATACAGACCATGTAATCTATACGATGGAAAGTTTTGAGCAATATCCTGACCTTCATTATGCTACACTCGATTTCAAGAAATCTATTCGGTTGACTCATGGCATTGACCAACAGAAAGACTATTTGTGGGGAACTGCTGAATTGGTTTCGTGGATATCTTTAGATGGTCGTAAGTTGGAAGGGGTGGTGTACAAGCCTGCTAATTTTGATCCGGCCAAGAAATACCCGATGATTGTGAGTTTCTATGAGCGAAATTCAGAAACTCTGTTTAATTACCGGATGCCGGAACCGCATCGGTCTACCATTGATTATCATTTTTATAACAGTAACGGGTATATTGTGTTCAATCCGGACATACGTTATGTAGACGGTTATCCGGGTGAGAGTTGCTATAACTGTCTGATGCCGGGGGTTGCCATGCTGATAGGCAAAGGTTATATTGACGAGAAAGCCATAGGTGCGCAGGGACATAGTTGGGGCGGTTATCAAGTGGCTTATCTGGCTACACGTACTGATTTGTTTGCGGCTATTGAGTCAGGTGCTCCGGTGGTCAATATGTTCAGTGCCTACGGAGGTATCCGTTGGGGATCGGGGCTGGCGCGCTCGTTCCAGTATGAACATACTCAGAGCCGTCTGGCCGGTACGCCTTGGAGTACTCCGTTGCGTTATTTGGAAAACTCTGCTCTGTTCACGATGGACAAGGTACAAACACCTGTTTTAATTATGCATAATGATGCTGACGGACATGTGCCCTGGTATCAGGGAATAGAATATTTTGTGGCAATGAAACGTCTTGGAAAGCCTTGTTGGATGCTGAACTATACAGGCGAACCGCATTGGCCGACAAAGATTGCCAACAAAATAGATTTTCAAAAACGTATGTTCCAGTTCTTTAATCATTATCTGAAAAAAGAAGCAATGCCTGAATGGATGTCTGACGGGGTTCCGGCTGTAGAACAGCCTTATGAATTAGGATACTGA
- a CDS encoding formate--tetrahydrofolate ligase produces the protein MKTDIEIARSIELVKIKQVARETGIPVEHISNYGRYIAKVDESQIDEEKVQQSNLILVTAITPTKAGIGKTTVSIGLALGLNKIGKKTIVALREPSLGPCFGMKGGAAGGGYAQVLPMDKINLHFTGDFHAITSAHNMISALLDNYLYQNRDNGFGLKEVLWRRVLDVNDRSLRYIVTGLGPKTNGITQESGFDITPASEIMAILCLAKDEKDLRRRIENILLGFTYDNKPFTVKDLGVAGAITVLLKDALSPNLVQTTEHTAAFVHGGPFANIAHGCNSILATKMAMTFSDYTITEAGFGADLGAEKFYDIKCRKAGITPKLTVLVVTARALKMHGGVSQDKIKEPNLEALKQGIANMDKHLRNLKYFGQTVVVAFNRYGDDSEEEVDYIRTHCEKKGVGFAVNNAFTDGGEGAVELAELVVKTIEEQPSEPLQYAYDDEDSVETKISKVACNLYGASIITYSAAARKKLKHIVELGYGDFPICIAKTQYSFSTDPKIYGAVDNFEFHVQDIVMNAGAEMLVVIAGEIMRMPGLPKEPQALHIDIVNGEIEGLS, from the coding sequence ATGAAAACGGACATTGAAATAGCACGCAGCATTGAGCTGGTCAAAATTAAACAGGTGGCTCGGGAAACCGGTATTCCTGTAGAGCACATCAGTAACTACGGGCGCTATATTGCCAAGGTAGATGAAAGTCAGATAGATGAAGAAAAGGTGCAGCAGAGTAACCTTATTCTAGTTACTGCTATCACTCCTACCAAAGCCGGTATTGGTAAGACCACTGTTTCTATCGGATTGGCTTTGGGACTGAATAAAATAGGAAAGAAAACAATTGTTGCCTTGCGCGAACCGTCATTGGGTCCCTGTTTCGGAATGAAAGGGGGAGCTGCCGGAGGAGGATACGCCCAGGTTTTGCCAATGGATAAGATTAATCTTCATTTTACAGGTGATTTTCATGCCATCACTTCTGCTCACAATATGATTTCGGCCTTGTTGGACAATTACCTTTATCAGAATCGTGATAATGGTTTCGGATTGAAGGAAGTGTTGTGGCGTCGTGTGCTTGATGTGAATGACCGTTCATTGCGTTATATTGTCACAGGGCTGGGGCCGAAGACCAACGGAATCACTCAGGAATCAGGTTTTGACATAACTCCGGCCTCCGAAATTATGGCTATTTTGTGTTTGGCTAAGGATGAAAAGGACTTGCGTCGCCGAATTGAGAATATATTGTTGGGCTTTACATACGATAATAAGCCTTTTACAGTAAAAGATTTGGGAGTTGCCGGAGCCATCACGGTTCTTTTGAAGGATGCTCTTTCTCCTAATCTGGTACAGACTACGGAGCATACCGCCGCTTTTGTGCACGGTGGTCCGTTTGCCAATATTGCTCATGGTTGTAACTCTATTCTGGCAACCAAGATGGCAATGACTTTCAGTGATTATACCATTACCGAAGCCGGATTCGGGGCTGACTTGGGAGCGGAGAAGTTTTATGATATCAAGTGCCGTAAGGCGGGTATTACACCTAAATTGACCGTACTGGTGGTTACTGCCCGTGCGTTGAAAATGCATGGCGGCGTATCACAGGATAAGATAAAGGAACCCAATCTGGAAGCTTTGAAACAAGGTATAGCCAATATGGACAAACATCTGCGTAATCTGAAATATTTCGGTCAGACGGTTGTGGTTGCGTTCAACCGTTATGGAGATGATTCGGAGGAAGAAGTGGATTATATCCGTACCCATTGCGAGAAGAAAGGAGTGGGATTTGCCGTAAACAATGCCTTTACTGATGGTGGCGAAGGGGCAGTAGAATTGGCGGAACTGGTTGTGAAAACCATTGAGGAACAACCTTCCGAGCCTTTGCAATATGCCTATGATGATGAGGATAGTGTAGAAACTAAAATATCGAAGGTGGCTTGTAACTTGTATGGGGCCAGTATCATTACCTATAGTGCCGCCGCCCGTAAGAAACTGAAACATATTGTAGAATTGGGATATGGAGATTTCCCTATCTGTATTGCCAAGACGCAGTATTCATTCTCTACCGACCCCAAAATTTACGGTGCGGTAGATAACTTTGAATTCCATGTACAAGATATTGTGATGAATGCCGGAGCTGAGATGCTGGTAGTCATTGCCGGAGAAATAATGCGTATGCCGGGATTGCCGAAGGAACCGCAAGCATTGCATATTGATATCGTGAATGGTGAAATAGAGGGGTTGTCGTAA
- a CDS encoding condensin complex protein MksE: MDLNIQIPDNTASIFEYLQKGLFISSNSTSEEVRDMYNEIDENYEPLYQYFSQINYTLERGNEYFFFSRIEPKATLEQKIMRAYYWIDVLDFFKTYDETFGPGFRFQPEQILVETNINMLLQNKLDGMRKHFSDKDIRKEVLENMIRQLTKDSFLEQENEKTNTYKVMSAWHYLERLIESINIYDETEDEKPE; this comes from the coding sequence ATGGATTTAAATATACAAATACCCGATAATACCGCGTCCATCTTTGAATACCTGCAGAAAGGACTGTTCATCAGTTCCAACAGCACCAGTGAAGAAGTACGCGATATGTATAATGAAATAGATGAGAATTACGAGCCCCTCTATCAGTATTTTTCACAGATAAACTATACGCTGGAACGTGGAAACGAATATTTCTTCTTCTCGCGTATAGAACCTAAAGCCACACTGGAACAAAAAATCATGCGTGCCTATTACTGGATAGATGTGCTCGACTTTTTCAAAACTTACGATGAAACTTTCGGTCCCGGATTCCGCTTCCAGCCCGAACAGATATTGGTGGAAACCAACATTAACATGCTGCTCCAGAACAAACTGGACGGTATGCGGAAACACTTCTCGGACAAGGACATCCGCAAGGAAGTACTGGAAAACATGATACGCCAGCTCACCAAAGACTCGTTTCTGGAACAAGAAAACGAGAAAACGAATACGTATAAGGTGATGAGTGCCTGGCATTATCTGGAAAGACTGATTGAAAGTATCAACATTTACGACGAAACCGAAGATGAGAAACCTGAGTAG
- the rsmG gene encoding 16S rRNA (guanine(527)-N(7))-methyltransferase RsmG — MELILKYFPNLSEQQKTQFAALYDLYTDWNSKINVISRKDIANLYEHHVLHSLGIAKVINFTPDTQIMDLGTGGGFPGIPLAILFPEVQFHLVDSIGKKVKVATEVANAIGLKNVTFRHCRAEEEKRKFDFVVSRAVMPLGDLIKIIRKNIRQEQHNVLPNGLICLKGGELEQETMPVKHKTMLYDLKDEFTEDFFKTKKVVYVTING, encoded by the coding sequence ATGGAATTAATACTGAAATATTTCCCTAACCTCAGCGAACAGCAGAAAACACAGTTTGCCGCATTGTATGATTTATACACGGATTGGAATAGCAAAATCAATGTAATCTCACGCAAGGATATCGCTAATCTGTACGAGCATCATGTATTGCACTCGCTAGGCATAGCCAAAGTGATAAACTTCACCCCTGATACCCAAATTATGGACTTGGGCACAGGGGGCGGTTTCCCAGGTATCCCTTTGGCCATCTTATTCCCTGAAGTCCAATTTCATCTGGTGGACAGTATCGGAAAGAAAGTGAAAGTAGCTACAGAAGTAGCCAATGCTATCGGACTGAAGAATGTCACTTTCCGTCATTGCCGCGCCGAAGAAGAAAAAAGAAAATTCGACTTCGTAGTAAGTCGTGCTGTCATGCCTTTGGGCGATTTAATAAAAATTATCCGTAAAAACATCAGACAAGAACAGCATAATGTCCTACCCAACGGGCTGATTTGCCTGAAAGGCGGAGAGTTGGAACAAGAAACAATGCCCGTGAAGCACAAAACAATGCTTTATGATCTGAAAGATGAATTCACAGAAGATTTTTTTAAAACTAAGAAAGTGGTTTATGTAACCATCAACGGTTAA
- a CDS encoding iron-containing alcohol dehydrogenase, translated as MNNFVFYSPTKFVFGKDTEGQTGTLAKKYNARKVMIVYGGGSIIRSGLLQRIEESLQQAGVEYVKLGGIQPNPTDPKVYEGIELARKEGVDFMLPVGGGSVIDTAKAIAAGVPYEGDFWDFYIGKAKVKKALKVGVVLTIPAAGSEGSGNTVITKLEGLQKLSLRVPELLRPVFAVMNPELTYTLPPYQTACGIADMMVHIMERYFTNTPDVEISDRLCEGTLMTIIKEAYKVKQDPNDYEARANIMWCGTIAHNGTCGVGCEEDWASHFLEHEISAVYNVTHGAGLAVIVPAWMTFMAEHNPKKIAQFANRVFGVPENEDLEEMALAGVSRLKHFFRYIGLPVNFKELGIEHPDIELLVKKLHENKGEWVGNYVKLNKEYSKEIFELACK; from the coding sequence ATGAACAATTTTGTATTTTATAGCCCTACCAAGTTTGTGTTTGGTAAGGATACAGAAGGACAAACCGGAACTCTTGCTAAAAAGTATAACGCCCGAAAGGTGATGATTGTTTACGGCGGAGGCTCTATTATTCGTAGCGGATTACTGCAACGCATAGAAGAGTCATTGCAACAGGCCGGAGTGGAATATGTAAAACTAGGAGGTATACAGCCTAATCCTACTGACCCGAAAGTGTACGAAGGCATCGAACTGGCCCGCAAAGAAGGCGTGGACTTTATGCTTCCCGTGGGGGGAGGTTCCGTTATTGACACCGCAAAAGCCATTGCGGCAGGAGTGCCCTACGAAGGTGATTTTTGGGATTTCTATATAGGAAAAGCCAAAGTGAAGAAGGCCTTAAAAGTGGGTGTGGTACTTACTATTCCCGCTGCCGGTAGCGAAGGTTCGGGCAATACGGTGATTACCAAACTGGAAGGTCTGCAGAAACTAAGTTTGCGTGTACCGGAATTACTACGGCCCGTTTTTGCTGTGATGAATCCGGAATTGACCTATACCCTTCCCCCTTATCAGACAGCTTGTGGCATTGCCGATATGATGGTACACATTATGGAACGTTATTTTACCAACACTCCCGATGTAGAAATCAGTGACCGGCTGTGTGAAGGGACTTTGATGACTATCATCAAAGAAGCATATAAAGTGAAGCAGGACCCGAACGATTACGAAGCACGCGCCAATATCATGTGGTGTGGAACAATTGCTCATAACGGTACTTGCGGAGTAGGTTGTGAGGAAGACTGGGCGTCACATTTTCTGGAACATGAAATCAGTGCTGTATATAATGTGACGCATGGGGCAGGACTGGCAGTTATCGTACCTGCATGGATGACATTCATGGCAGAACATAATCCGAAGAAGATTGCCCAGTTTGCAAACCGCGTTTTCGGAGTTCCCGAAAATGAGGATTTGGAAGAGATGGCACTTGCCGGTGTATCACGATTGAAACATTTTTTCAGATACATAGGCTTACCGGTCAATTTCAAAGAACTAGGTATAGAACATCCTGACATTGAACTGCTGGTAAAAAAACTACATGAAAACAAGGGAGAATGGGTAGGCAATTATGTGAAGCTGAACAAAGAATATAGTAAAGAGATATTCGAACTAGCCTGCAAATAA